The Chlorobaculum sp. MV4-Y genome contains the following window.
GCATAAAGCATCCATTTGATAACCTCAAAATGACCGGTCAGCAAAAGCGTTATAACAACAGCTGGAGTAACAAAAAGAAACATGACCAGAGCAGCTTTCAGATACACGGAGTATTTCAGCAACAGAGGTTTTATGCTGTCATTATAGATCCTCTTGATAATCGCGCTGAGATTGGGATGGCTCAGATTCATCATGTGGCAATGTGAATCATAAAAATATCTCATATCAACCTCCCTTATCAAATATTGAAATTAGAGAAACAGAGCCGTACGAAGTCATCTTTTGCACCGCTGGTGCAATAAACAGCAGGTCACCTGGTAACATTCAGGCTTGCATCGCCTGCCTTAGTGCTGTGGCATTGAATACCAGCCGGATTGCAGAAATCCGATCTCCTGTAACGGTAAAAAACTCTGCGGTGCGAATAACCCCCCGCGGGAGAGGCCGTATGGCAATCTCATACAGCAGCGCCGCACCGGTTTTGTCATAAAAATACTGCAACAGCTCTACGCTCTGCACCATCTGCCGG
Protein-coding sequences here:
- a CDS encoding nuclear transport factor 2 family protein; amino-acid sequence: MDTRKLIEAYHLAWTSGDFATARNCLADDLDCRGSMDTFTKADDFIAALTQFRQMVQSVELLQYFYDKTGAALLYEIAIRPLPRGVIRTAEFFTVTGDRISAIRLVFNATALRQAMQA